In Lycium barbarum isolate Lr01 chromosome 9, ASM1917538v2, whole genome shotgun sequence, the DNA window GGCCTAGTTGGTGCTGCTGCTGTTGTGGTGGTTCAAGAAAGCCCAAGTCCAAGTCCAAGAAGAAGAGCATCAAGGCCTTACTTGGACTTGGAGGACTATAtagcaagaaaaagaaaacaatgaATGGAAAGAACTACACGAGGAAGCCATCTGGACCTGTCTTTGATCTTGAGGAAATTGAAGAAGGCCTTGAAGGATATGATGAGCTTGAGAAGTCGTCTCTCATGTCCCAAAAGAACTTTGAGAAACGGTTTGGGCAGTCCCCAGTTTTCATAGCTTCCACACTCAAGGAAGATGGTGGGCTTCCTGAAGGGACAAACCCAACAACGCTCATAAAAGAAGCTATTCATGTTATTAGCTGTGGGTATGAAGAGAAAACTGAGTGGGGCAAAGAGGTCAGAATCATATTTTATGAATAAATTACTATGAATTATGGGTGTTCTCTTAGCTAACTTCTAATAAACTGGTTTTCTCTTAGCTAACTTCTAATAAATtggttttcttttttcatttttgacaGATTGGGTGGATTTATGGCTCTGTTACAGAGGACATTTTGACTGGATTCAAGATGCACTGCAGAGGATGGAGATCGGTTTATTGCTGTCCGAAGAGAGCAGCTTTTAAGGGATCAGCTCCAATCAATCTATCAGATAGATTGCACCAAGTCCTGAGATGGGCTCTTGGTTCTGTTGAAATCTTCATGAGTCGTCATTGTCCCCTTTGGTATGCCTGGGGTGGTAAACTCAAATTGTTGGAAAGGCTAGCATACATTAACACCATTGTTTACCCATTCACTTCCATAGCTCTGGTCGCTTACTGCACCCTTCCAGCTGTATGCCTTCTCACTGGAAAATTTATCGTCCCCACAGTAAGTGAACTGAAGTCATTTGGTTCAGTAATATTAAAGATTTGATTTCAATTTTCTAATTCAAATCCCATGTTACTTTTGCAGCTTAACAACTTCGCAAGCATTTGGTTCATGGCTCTCTTTCTCTCCATCATAGTCACAAGCGTACTCGAGCTGCGATGGAGTGGAGTAAGCATTGAGGCCTGGTGGCGTAACGAGCAATTCTGGGTCATTGGTGGTGTTTCAGCACATTTATTTGCAGTTTTCCAAGGCCTTCTTAAAGTTCTTGCTGGTGTAGACACAAACTTTACCGTAACAGCAAAAGCAGGTGAGGACACTGAGTTTGGGGAGCTTTACCTCTTCAAATGGACCACACTCCTCATCCCACCAACCACTCTGATCATTTTGAATATGGTGGGTGTTGTGGCTGGTGTTTCGGATGCCATCAACAATGGTTATGGTTCATGGGGTCCTCTCTTCGGAAAGTTATTCTTCGCCTTCTGGGTTATTGTGCATCTCTATCCCTTCCTAAAGGGATTGATGGGCAGGCAGAACAGGACTCCCACCATTGTGGTCCTCTGGTCAATTCTTCTTGCTTCAATCTTCTCACTCGTTTGGGTCAGAATAGACCCTTTCCTACCAAAACAGAAGGGCCCTATACTCAAGCCGTGTGGAGTGGAATGCTAAGTGCCGTGCCTGGTATCTGTGTGATCTATTCTTTGCCAATTTTTGTTAGGTTACTATTTTGATTGCAAGTGAACACATTGTATCTTGTGCTAGTGTTTTGCCTAGCAATAAAGTGTAAGACTAGGATAAGGGCATTATGCAACCTTGTAACATCCATACTTGTCCAAGTTAATATCCAAGTTAATATCAAGACTTTTTAAACACTATAATGACATATATACACACTATAATTTTCATCTTTCATGAGGCTGTGGTCAAGCTCATATTTCATACACATAGTCACTTGCTTGGAAAGTTAGTGCATTACCAACCTCAAGCAGGATTTTgtagtttcttttgtttttatctttttCCTGGTGGAAGTTAAGTacgtatgtatgtgtatatatatatatagagagagaggctTAGAATATAAGATTTTTGAGATCTAAGTATCATGATTAACAGGATGATATTATTTCTTTCTCTCTAAGGAATAATGCACTCACAACATAACAATTTGGGCATATCCAAGCTTTCATCCTTCATACTATGTAGACCCTAGATCTTGAGAAAGTTGCATTTAACACTAGAACTCTACAGCCTATACATTTCACACCTGTACATCAGGCTCTGTCTTCTCATTCTTTCTGCTATTTCTGGAAACTTGTTAGTTTGCTCATTTCTATTGTCCCCAATGGCTGTGAAAGGTAACGCAAAGTCTGAGCAGATAATTCTTGTGCTACAAAACGCATAGTTGGTCGTGTCTCAGGAGTGGTACGTGTACATGCCAAGGCAATCGTGATTACAAAAACTACTGCCTCTGCCAAGTGGCCAGTGGGAGGTGGAAGTCTTTGGTCAAGAACATCCTTCAAAAGCATTTCTGAAGACAATCCTGTTGCTGCTGATAATGAAGTTAAAAGCTCCCCTGGATGCCTTCCCATCATAGCCTCCATAGCCACGACTCCAAAACTATAAACATCACACTTTTCTGTGACACGCATGGTAAGTGCAAGCTCTGCACAAGAAGAAAGACTAGTAAGTTATTGCAACATTCTTCATTCCTATGATAAGAATATCAACTGTCAAAAGCCTGTTAAGCAAGAAAACTAGCTGTAAATGAACATCAGGGACACTAAAACCAGATATCTATTAAGGAATTGCAAGGCTTCAAAAGTAAAGTTTTGTCTACATTCTTGCAATAAACATACTGATCAACCAATAGAAATATGGATGCACTAGAGATAAAATACCTGGTGCCATGTAGCCATAAGAACCAGCAACTGTGGTCCAATTTGATGCATCTGAAGCTAACAGCTTTGCTGTGCCAAAGTCAGAGAGTCGTGGCTCGAACTCTGACTCAAGCAAAATGTTATTCAGTGATACATCACGGTGCACAATAGGTGGAGAGCAGTCATGGTGCAAGTAAGCAAGTGCATGAGCTATTCCTTGCACAATTTTCACTCTTGTACCCCATCCAAGTTCCATTCCCATCTCTTTGTCATATAGAACTTTCCCAAGGCTACCTCTTTCTATATACTCATAAACCAAGTACATGCACCCATTCTTGGAACAGTAACCAAAGAGCTTAATTATATTCCTGTGTCTCACCTCTGTCAAAGTCCTAATCTCATTCTCAAAGCTTAGACGATTTGCCAATGGAATGTCACTCGAGTCTGACATGTTGAGTCTTTTTACTGCAACAACCTGCCCAGAGGGCAAAACAGCTTTATAGACACTTCCAAAGCCTCCTCTCCCAATGCAGTTCTTCTCACTGAAATTTTCAGTAGCTTTCACAATGTCACCAAAAGTAAACTTTCCTTCTCTTTCCCAAATCAGAGACTCCGAATTTTCATAAATCTGGCTAGCTTTGATCTCCTCATCATGTTGCTTAGCCTTCCTTCGAGACACAAGACATGCAACAAACAGGATTCCCAAAAGTATGAGGCAGGCCACCGGTACAAATACCCCAATGAGGACCTTTTGATTCTTCTTTCTGGACTTCTCATTTGGGGTATCCGAATTACATGAGGATAATCCTTCTACATTTCCGCACAAACCAGAGTTTCCAAGAAAAGATCTAGCGGTTGCTCCTTGAAATACTCCATCGGTTGGAATTGGTCCAGAAAACTCATTGTAGGAAAAATCCATCTCCTGAAGACTGACCATGCGAGATAATGCTGGAGGAATTCTACCTGAGAGGTTGTTATATGAGAGGTTGAGATTCTCCAATGAGGTGAGCTTGGCCAAGTTTTGTGGGATTGTTCCCGTTAGCGAATTGCCACTGAGGTCCAAAAGAATACTCAACTCCATCAAATTGCCAAGTTCAGAGGGAATACCACCTGATAGTGAATTGTTGCCAAGATTCAAGCTCAACAAGCGGTCACACTTCCCAAGATCTACTGGTATGTCACCACTTAACTTGTTTGTTGACAAATCAAGATATTGGAGCTTAGTTAAATTGCCAACAGACTGAGGGATGCTTCCTGTAAGATTGTTTTTGCTCAGGCTGAGATTGTAGAGCTGGCCTAGCCTTCCCAGTTCAGAAGGAATTTCACCGGTCAATTGATTTCCTTCCAAAGTTAACATGCGGAGCTCTCTGAGATTCCCTAGCTCAGCTGGGATTACACCAGAAATTTTGTTTCCATCCAATTTTAGACTTGTGAGACTTTCACATTTCGCCCAGTCAGGTGAGAGTTCACCTGAAAGTTGGTTGTCACTAAGAGAAAAGAAAACAAGATCCGGGTGCACCCCGAATGCCTCTGCAAGATTACCAGATAAATTGTTGCCTTCAAGCCTTACTCGTTTTAGCTGTGTGCAGTTCTTCAAGCAACCTGGTAATGCCCCACTGAATTTGTTACCATTTATTGTCAACTCCTCAAGAGTCTGGCTACATACTCCAGGAGGTAGTTCACCAGTGAAGCTGTTATTTGAAAAGCTGACACTTGACAATTCAGGACTGTTCTTTCCAAAGTCGTTAGGGACACTTCCGAAGAAATTATTAGTATATACAGAAAGAACCTTCAGACCACTGAGGTCAGAAATGCTGTCCGGCAGCTCACCACTTAGTCGGTTGGTGTTGATGTCAAGGATTTGAAGAGATATCAATTTCCCAATCTCAGGAGGAATGGTCCCACTGAGATTGTTGCGGAAAAGCTGCAACGTCTTTAGACTGGTCAGGTTTCCAATGGTTGGAGGTATTATGCCTGAAAGCTGATTGTCAGAGAAATCTATGTCCAACAATTTTTGCAAGTTTCCAATCTGATAGGGAATGGAACCAGTGAAATTGTTATGATAGAGGTAAAGAAATGTGAGGTTTGTCAACTGACTGGTTTCAGGTGGAATATTCCCAGTAAAGGAATTGTTTTGAAGCTGCAAAGATGTCAACTCAGTCCAATTGGTGATGAAATTTGATGAGATTTCACCAGAAAGAATATTATCAGACAAACCCAATGCAGATAACTTGGTCAGGGAGGAGAAAGATGGCGGCAATGGTCCTTGCAGGGCATTTTCTGCAAGAGCCAAGAAGGTGAGGTTAGTACAAAGGCCGAGCTCAGAAGGAATGGTTGAATTCAGACCGTTCTTTCCAAGATCCAGGTGTTGAAGATATTTGAGCCTGCCTATAGAAGatggaatctttccatgaattgAATTGTTGAAAAGTACAAGAACTTCAAGACTAGTGAGCAAGCCAATTTCATCAGGAATTATGCCAGAAAACATGTTAAGACCTAGCTGAAGTTCTTTTAACTTGGACAACTTGGTAAACTTTGATGACAATGAACCTTGAAATGAATTAGATGAAAGA includes these proteins:
- the LOC132610427 gene encoding MDIS1-interacting receptor like kinase 2-like, whose product is MTTSHSTFLYILHVILLCSLPLSITSSGRTEAESLVKWKSNLASTSFLNSWSISNFRNLCNWTAVACNTGGTISEINLSDAGLSGSLDQLDFTSFPSLTSFNLNGNNFSGSIPSSIGNATKLTFLDLGNNILEGVIPEEIGKLTQLEYLSFYSNNIDGVIPYQISNLQKVWYLDLGSNFLVTPDWSKLKNMPMLTHLSFGFNELRLEFPEFVLRCHNLTYLDLSLNHLNGSIPETVFTNLDKLESLNLSSNSFQGSLSSKFTKLSKLKELQLGLNMFSGIIPDEIGLLTSLEVLVLFNNSIHGKIPSSIGRLKYLQHLDLGKNGLNSTIPSELGLCTNLTFLALAENALQGPLPPSFSSLTKLSALGLSDNILSGEISSNFITNWTELTSLQLQNNSFTGNIPPETSQLTNLTFLYLYHNNFTGSIPYQIGNLQKLLDIDFSDNQLSGIIPPTIGNLTSLKTLQLFRNNLSGTIPPEIGKLISLQILDINTNRLSGELPDSISDLSGLKVLSVYTNNFFGSVPNDFGKNSPELSSVSFSNNSFTGELPPGVCSQTLEELTINGNKFSGALPGCLKNCTQLKRVRLEGNNLSGNLAEAFGVHPDLVFFSLSDNQLSGELSPDWAKCESLTSLKLDGNKISGVIPAELGNLRELRMLTLEGNQLTGEIPSELGRLGQLYNLSLSKNNLTGSIPQSVGNLTKLQYLDLSTNKLSGDIPVDLGKCDRLLSLNLGNNSLSGGIPSELGNLMELSILLDLSGNSLTGTIPQNLAKLTSLENLNLSYNNLSGRIPPALSRMVSLQEMDFSYNEFSGPIPTDGVFQGATARSFLGNSGLCGNVEGLSSCNSDTPNEKSRKKNQKVLIGVFVPVACLILLGILFVACLVSRRKAKQHDEEIKASQIYENSESLIWEREGKFTFGDIVKATENFSEKNCIGRGGFGSVYKAVLPSGQVVAVKRLNMSDSSDIPLANRLSFENEIRTLTEVRHRNIIKLFGYCSKNGCMYLVYEYIERGSLGKVLYDKEMGMELGWGTRVKIVQGIAHALAYLHHDCSPPIVHRDVSLNNILLESEFEPRLSDFGTAKLLASDASNWTTVAGSYGYMAPELALTMRVTEKCDVYSFGVVAMEAMMGRHPGELLTSLSAATGLSSEMLLKDVLDQRLPPPTGHLAEAVVFVITIALACTRTTPETRPTMRFVAQELSAQTLRYLSQPLGTIEMSKLTSFQK